The following are encoded in a window of Pseudomonas sp. St316 genomic DNA:
- a CDS encoding methyl-accepting chemotaxis protein translates to MTSRIANMSVMLKLALGFAVVLLLTAILAAAGWFSLGKMIERTDRMTSITELGNRLDHLRRARLQYQVDRGDEQKGAFIQVSLEQFVAKQKSLAKELKKPGNLKKLALIEQASTQYQVALNTMREAYRNDVAMRKEMGVNAVKGAALIAQVITDVEAMPASDERRFGLYKLILKAKEDVALVRYEVRGYTGNPNSTTEQAATRQLENAIKNIETLNSAFGPTYAETFKQLESALIAYRRSVQNFTASNQAIDKAVQETIDLGDTITRLTDEMYASQLVSRDEDSAQARILQLSCTALAMLLGILAALIITRQITRPLQDTLVVVDRIAAGDLTQHMIVTRRDELGVLQQGIQRMGSTLRDLIGGIRDGVTQIASAAEELSAVTEQTSAGVNSQKTETDQVATAMHEMSTTVHEVARNAEQACAAASEANEHARIGDQVVAQAIVQIDRLASEVGRSVEAMNELEQESGRIGKIMDVIRAVAEQTNLLALNAAIEAARAGDAGRGFAVVADEVRGLAQRTQHSTEEIESLVAGLQNGTRQVSSIMQNSRELTDSSVELARKAGSSLGNITQAVSGIQAMNQQIAAAAVQQSSVAEGISRSVLSVRDVSEQTASASEETAASSIELARLGNQLQQLVSHFKV, encoded by the coding sequence ATGACCTCTCGGATCGCGAATATGAGCGTTATGCTCAAGCTGGCTTTGGGCTTTGCTGTTGTGCTGCTTCTGACCGCTATTCTTGCCGCGGCCGGCTGGTTCAGCCTGGGAAAAATGATCGAGCGTACCGATCGAATGACCAGCATTACCGAGCTTGGCAACCGTCTCGATCACCTGCGCAGGGCTCGCTTGCAATACCAGGTGGACAGGGGCGATGAACAAAAGGGTGCGTTTATCCAGGTGTCGCTGGAGCAGTTTGTCGCCAAGCAGAAAAGCCTGGCAAAAGAGCTGAAGAAACCTGGAAACCTGAAAAAACTTGCGCTGATCGAGCAGGCCAGCACGCAATACCAAGTGGCACTGAATACGATGCGCGAGGCTTATCGCAATGACGTTGCCATGCGCAAGGAGATGGGCGTCAATGCGGTCAAGGGCGCGGCGCTGATTGCTCAGGTCATCACTGACGTAGAGGCAATGCCCGCCTCGGATGAGCGCCGCTTTGGCCTTTACAAGCTCATCCTCAAGGCCAAAGAGGACGTAGCGCTGGTGCGTTATGAAGTGCGCGGCTATACCGGTAACCCCAACAGCACCACCGAGCAAGCGGCCACCCGCCAGCTCGAAAATGCGATCAAGAACATTGAAACGCTCAACAGCGCTTTCGGCCCCACCTATGCCGAGACCTTCAAGCAGCTGGAATCTGCGCTGATTGCTTACCGCCGCTCGGTACAGAACTTCACCGCCAGTAATCAGGCCATTGACAAGGCCGTGCAGGAGACCATCGATTTGGGTGACACCATCACCCGTCTGACGGATGAAATGTATGCCAGCCAACTGGTCTCCCGTGACGAAGACAGCGCCCAGGCGCGCATCCTGCAGTTGAGCTGCACTGCCTTGGCGATGCTGTTGGGGATTTTGGCCGCCCTGATCATCACCCGCCAGATTACACGGCCGTTGCAGGACACACTGGTTGTGGTCGATCGAATTGCGGCGGGCGACCTCACACAGCACATGATCGTGACCCGTCGTGATGAACTGGGTGTCTTGCAGCAAGGTATTCAGCGTATGGGCAGCACCTTGCGCGACCTGATCGGTGGCATCCGCGATGGCGTCACCCAAATCGCCAGTGCCGCTGAAGAGCTATCAGCCGTCACCGAGCAGACCAGTGCCGGGGTCAATAGTCAGAAGACCGAGACCGATCAGGTGGCTACCGCCATGCACGAGATGTCGACCACCGTGCATGAAGTCGCGCGTAATGCCGAACAAGCTTGCGCAGCCGCATCAGAGGCTAATGAACACGCCCGTATTGGCGACCAAGTGGTCGCGCAAGCCATCGTTCAGATTGATCGCTTGGCCAGCGAGGTCGGACGCTCAGTCGAAGCCATGAACGAGCTGGAGCAAGAGAGCGGGCGCATCGGCAAGATCATGGACGTGATCCGGGCGGTGGCTGAACAGACCAACTTGTTGGCCCTTAACGCCGCCATCGAGGCCGCTCGCGCGGGTGACGCCGGGCGCGGCTTTGCCGTGGTCGCCGATGAAGTCCGTGGGCTGGCCCAGCGTACCCAGCATTCCACCGAGGAGATTGAAAGCCTGGTGGCGGGCTTGCAGAACGGCACGCGCCAGGTATCGAGCATCATGCAAAATAGCCGCGAACTGACCGACAGCAGCGTGGAATTGGCACGCAAAGCCGGCTCCTCCCTGGGCAACATTACCCAAGCGGTTTCTGGCATCCAGGCGATGAACCAACAGATTGCCGCCGCCGCGGTGCAACAAAGCTCGGTGGCCGAGGGAATCAGCCGGAGTGTCCTGAGCGTGCGCGATGTATCCGAGCAGACCGCCTCAGCCAGTGAAGAAACCGCAGCCTCCAGCATCGAACTGGCGCGCCTGGGTAATCAGTTGCAGCAGTTGGTCAGTCATTTCAAGGTGTGA
- the aceA gene encoding isocitrate lyase: MALTRKQQIAALEKDWAENPRWKGVKRNYSAADVVRLRGSVQPEHTFAKMGAEKLWNLVTQGAKPAFRPEKDFVNCMGALTGGQAVQQVKAGIQAIYLSGWQVAADNNSAESMYPDQSLYPVDSVPTVVKRINNSFRRADQIQWKAGKNPGDEGYIDYFAPIVADAEAGFGGVLNAYELMKSMIEAGAAGVHFEDQLASVKKCGHMGGKVLVPTQEAVQKLTAARLAADVAGVPTIILARTDANAADLLTSDCDPYDQPFVTGTRTQEGFYKVRAGLDQAISRGLAYAPYADLIWCETAKPDLDEARRFAEAIKKEYPDQLLSYNCSPSFNWKKNLDDATIAKFQRELSAMGYKHQFITLAGIHNMWHSMFNLAHDYARNDMTAYVKLQEQEFADAAKGYTFVAHQQEVGTGYFDDMTTVIQGGTSSVTALTGSTEEEQFH, from the coding sequence ATGGCACTGACACGCAAACAGCAAATTGCAGCCCTTGAAAAAGACTGGGCTGAAAACCCGCGCTGGAAAGGCGTGAAGCGCAATTATTCCGCTGCTGACGTCGTCCGTCTGCGTGGCTCGGTTCAACCTGAGCACACCTTTGCGAAAATGGGCGCCGAGAAGCTTTGGAACCTGGTGACCCAGGGCGCCAAGCCAGCCTTCCGTCCCGAGAAAGATTTCGTCAACTGCATGGGTGCCCTGACCGGCGGCCAGGCTGTGCAGCAAGTCAAGGCCGGCATCCAGGCGATCTACCTGTCGGGCTGGCAAGTGGCCGCGGACAACAACTCCGCCGAGTCGATGTACCCCGACCAGTCGCTGTACCCGGTGGACTCGGTTCCAACCGTGGTCAAGCGCATCAACAACTCGTTCCGTCGCGCCGACCAGATCCAGTGGAAAGCCGGCAAGAACCCGGGCGACGAAGGCTACATCGACTACTTCGCGCCGATCGTGGCTGACGCCGAAGCCGGTTTCGGCGGCGTCCTGAACGCCTACGAGCTGATGAAGAGCATGATCGAGGCAGGCGCCGCTGGCGTTCACTTCGAAGACCAATTGGCTTCGGTGAAGAAATGCGGCCACATGGGCGGCAAGGTGCTGGTTCCAACCCAGGAAGCCGTGCAGAAGCTGACCGCTGCCCGCCTGGCTGCCGACGTTGCCGGTGTACCGACCATCATCCTGGCCCGTACCGACGCCAACGCCGCTGACCTGCTGACCTCCGACTGCGACCCGTACGACCAGCCGTTCGTGACCGGTACCCGCACCCAGGAAGGCTTCTACAAGGTGCGCGCCGGCCTCGACCAGGCCATCTCCCGTGGCCTGGCCTACGCGCCGTACGCCGACTTGATCTGGTGCGAAACCGCCAAGCCGGACCTGGACGAAGCCCGTCGCTTCGCCGAAGCGATCAAGAAGGAATACCCCGACCAACTGCTGTCGTACAACTGCTCGCCTTCCTTCAACTGGAAGAAAAACCTGGACGACGCGACCATCGCCAAGTTCCAGCGCGAACTGTCCGCCATGGGCTACAAGCACCAGTTCATCACCCTGGCCGGCATTCACAACATGTGGCACAGCATGTTCAACCTGGCGCACGACTACGCCCGCAACGACATGACCGCCTACGTGAAACTGCAGGAGCAGGAATTCGCTGACGCCGCCAAGGGCTACACCTTCGTGGCTCACCAGCAGGAAGTGGGCACCGGCTACTTCGACGACATGACCACCGTGATCCAGGGCGGCACTTCGTCGGTCACCGCACTGACCGGCTCCACCGAAGAAGAGCAGTTCCACTGA
- a CDS encoding secretin N-terminal domain-containing protein, with amino-acid sequence MSLRTLLTTLLLGCSLSVMADTQIVPLNYRTSADLLPVAQNFIGKDGQVSAYGNQLIVNAEPGKIDELRQFLAQLDTAPKRLLITVDTNENNLQGDQGYSINGAAPSQTRIINRSTASRDGGVQQVQASEGQPALIQVGQSVPFTSNQTDNYGRMQSQTEYRNVTQGFYVTASVTGETVHLSISTNRDRMSQERPDVVNVQSTDTTVSGRLGEWITLAGVNRQTQADKQGLTRSYSTQGRDDMILRVKVDTLN; translated from the coding sequence ATGTCCTTACGCACCCTGCTGACCACCCTGCTGCTCGGCTGCAGCCTCTCGGTCATGGCGGACACGCAAATCGTGCCACTGAACTACCGCACCAGCGCCGACCTGCTGCCGGTGGCACAGAACTTCATCGGCAAGGACGGCCAGGTCAGCGCCTACGGCAACCAACTGATCGTCAACGCCGAGCCCGGCAAGATCGACGAACTCCGGCAATTCCTCGCCCAATTGGACACTGCCCCCAAGCGCCTGCTGATCACGGTCGACACCAACGAAAACAACCTGCAGGGCGACCAGGGTTACTCGATCAACGGCGCCGCCCCCAGCCAGACCCGCATCATCAACCGCAGCACTGCCAGCCGTGACGGCGGCGTGCAGCAGGTGCAAGCCAGTGAGGGCCAGCCAGCGCTGATCCAGGTGGGCCAGAGCGTGCCGTTCACCAGCAACCAGACCGACAATTACGGCCGCATGCAAAGCCAGACCGAATACCGCAACGTCACCCAGGGTTTTTATGTCACGGCGAGCGTCACCGGCGAGACCGTTCATCTCAGCATCAGTACCAACCGTGACCGCATGAGCCAGGAACGTCCCGATGTAGTGAACGTTCAGAGTACCGACACAACTGTCAGCGGCCGCCTGGGCGAATGGATCACCCTGGCCGGGGTCAATCGCCAGACTCAAGCCGACAAGCAGGGCCTGACCCGCAGCTACTCTACTCAGGGCCGCGACGACATGATTCTGCGGGTCAAGGTCGACACCCTGAACTGA
- a CDS encoding GNAT family N-acetyltransferase — protein MNKIHVRVADWQKDNAEIRRIRETVFIAEQCVPPELEWDADDQSAVHFLAHEGDFPIGTARLLTDGHIGRVSVLKDWRGLKVGDALMHAVIAEAEKRGLKQQMLSAQVHATPFYERLGFAVVSEEFLEAGIPHVDMVRHST, from the coding sequence ATGAATAAAATTCACGTTCGTGTCGCAGACTGGCAAAAGGATAACGCCGAGATCCGGCGCATTCGTGAGACCGTGTTCATTGCCGAGCAGTGCGTTCCACCTGAGCTGGAATGGGATGCCGACGACCAGAGCGCGGTGCATTTTTTGGCGCATGAAGGCGACTTTCCCATCGGCACCGCGCGCCTGTTGACCGACGGCCATATCGGCCGTGTCTCGGTCCTCAAGGACTGGCGCGGCCTGAAGGTGGGCGATGCGCTGATGCACGCCGTGATCGCCGAAGCGGAGAAACGTGGGCTCAAGCAACAGATGCTCAGCGCCCAGGTGCATGCCACGCCGTTCTATGAGCGACTGGGCTTTGCGGTGGTCAGTGAGGAGTTCCTGGAAGCCGGGATTCCGCATGTGGACATGGTTCGCCATTCCACTTGA
- a CDS encoding cupin domain-containing protein → MNPDIPLQLLGGITAREFLRDYWQKKPLLIRQAIPDFQSPIDADELAGLALEEEVESRLVIEHGERPWELRRGPFAEDEFSKLPEREWTLLVQAVDQFVPEVSELLEHFRFLPSWRIDDVMISFAAPGGSVGPHFDNYDVFLLQGHGQRNWKIGQMCDSESPLLQHADLRILAEFEATDEWTLEPGDMLYLPPRLAHCGVAVDDCMTYSVGFRAPSAAEVLTHFTDFLSQFLPDEERYTDADARPVSDPHQIQHDALDRLKGLLAEHMSDERLLLTWFGQFMTEPRYPELVVGPELEEDDLLASLEQGAVIIRNPSARLAWSEVDDDLLLFASGQSRYLPGKLRELLKMICAADALHIENLGPWLADEDGRGLVCELVKQGSLGFADE, encoded by the coding sequence ATGAATCCTGATATTCCTCTGCAACTTCTGGGCGGCATCACGGCACGGGAGTTCCTGCGCGACTACTGGCAGAAAAAACCGCTGCTGATCCGTCAGGCGATTCCTGACTTCCAAAGCCCGATCGACGCCGACGAACTGGCCGGCCTGGCCCTGGAAGAAGAAGTCGAATCGCGCCTGGTGATCGAGCACGGCGAGCGCCCTTGGGAGCTACGTCGCGGCCCGTTCGCCGAAGACGAATTCAGCAAGCTGCCAGAGCGCGAGTGGACCTTGCTCGTACAGGCGGTCGATCAGTTCGTACCGGAAGTCAGCGAGCTGCTGGAGCACTTCCGCTTCCTGCCAAGCTGGCGCATCGACGATGTGATGATCAGCTTCGCCGCCCCGGGCGGCAGCGTGGGTCCGCATTTCGATAACTACGACGTGTTCCTGCTGCAGGGCCATGGCCAGCGCAACTGGAAAATCGGCCAGATGTGCGACTCCGAAAGCCCGCTGCTGCAACACGCCGACCTGCGCATCCTCGCCGAATTCGAAGCCACCGACGAGTGGACCCTGGAACCGGGCGACATGCTCTACCTGCCGCCGCGCCTGGCCCACTGTGGCGTGGCCGTAGACGACTGCATGACCTACTCGGTGGGTTTCCGGGCGCCGAGCGCCGCTGAAGTGCTGACCCACTTCACCGACTTCCTCAGCCAGTTCCTGCCGGACGAAGAACGCTATACCGACGCCGACGCGCGCCCCGTGAGCGATCCGCACCAGATCCAGCACGACGCCCTCGACCGTCTCAAGGGCTTGCTGGCCGAGCACATGAGCGACGAACGCCTGCTGCTGACCTGGTTCGGCCAGTTCATGACCGAGCCGCGCTACCCGGAACTGGTGGTGGGCCCTGAACTGGAAGAAGACGACCTGCTGGCCAGCCTGGAACAAGGCGCCGTGATCATTCGCAACCCGAGCGCGCGCCTGGCCTGGTCGGAAGTCGACGACGACCTGCTGCTGTTCGCCAGCGGCCAGAGCCGTTACCTGCCGGGCAAGCTGCGCGAGCTGCTGAAAATGATCTGCGCCGCCGACGCCCTGCACATCGAGAACCTCGGCCCGTGGTTGGCCGACGAAGACGGTCGCGGCCTGGTCTGCGAGCTGGTCAAGCAAGGCAGCCTGGGGTTCGCCGATGAATAA
- the purB gene encoding adenylosuccinate lyase produces MQLSSLTAVSPVDGRYAGKTQALRPIFSEYGLIRARVLVEVRWLQRLAAHPAISEVPVFSAEANAVLNALAENFVLEHAERVKEIERTTNHDVKAIEYLLKEQAAKLPELANVSEFIHFACTSEDINNLSHALMLREGRDEVMLPLMRQTAQAIRELAIRFADVPMLSRTHGQPASPTTLGKELANVVYRLERQIAQVAAVPLLGKINGAVGNYNAHLSAYPDIDWEANARAFIEDELGLSFNPYTTQIEPHDYIAELFDAIARFNTILIDFDRDIWGYISLGYFKQRTIAGEIGSSTMPHKVNPIDFENSEGNLGIANALFQHLASKLPISRWQRDLTDSTVLRNLGVGFAHSVIAYEASLKGISKLELNEQKIAADLDACWEVLAEPIQTVMRRYNIENPYEKLKELTRGKGISPEALQTFIDGLDMPAEARAELKKLTPANYIGNAAAQAKRI; encoded by the coding sequence ATGCAGCTCTCTTCGCTCACTGCGGTTTCCCCTGTTGACGGCCGCTACGCCGGCAAAACCCAGGCCCTGCGCCCGATTTTCAGCGAGTACGGCCTGATCCGTGCCCGCGTCCTGGTTGAAGTGCGCTGGCTCCAGCGCCTGGCCGCCCACCCTGCCATCAGCGAAGTGCCGGTGTTTTCCGCCGAAGCCAACGCGGTGCTGAATGCCCTGGCAGAAAATTTTGTGCTGGAGCACGCCGAGCGCGTCAAAGAGATCGAGCGCACCACCAACCACGACGTCAAGGCCATCGAATACCTGCTCAAGGAGCAGGCGGCCAAGCTGCCGGAACTGGCCAATGTCAGCGAGTTCATCCACTTCGCCTGCACCAGCGAGGACATCAACAACCTGTCCCACGCCCTGATGCTGCGCGAAGGCCGCGATGAGGTGATGCTGCCACTGATGCGCCAGACCGCCCAGGCTATCCGCGAACTGGCGATCCGCTTCGCCGATGTGCCAATGCTGTCGCGCACCCACGGCCAACCGGCTTCGCCGACCACCCTGGGCAAGGAACTGGCGAACGTGGTGTACCGTCTGGAGCGTCAGATCGCCCAGGTGGCCGCCGTGCCACTGCTGGGCAAGATCAATGGCGCCGTGGGCAACTACAACGCCCACCTGTCGGCCTACCCGGACATCGACTGGGAAGCCAACGCCCGCGCCTTCATCGAAGACGAGCTGGGCCTGAGCTTCAACCCGTACACCACCCAGATCGAACCACACGACTACATCGCCGAACTGTTCGACGCCATTGCCCGTTTCAACACCATCCTGATCGACTTCGACCGTGATATCTGGGGCTACATTTCCCTGGGCTACTTCAAGCAGCGCACCATCGCCGGCGAAATCGGTTCCTCGACCATGCCGCACAAGGTCAACCCAATCGACTTCGAAAACTCCGAAGGCAACCTGGGCATCGCCAACGCACTGTTCCAGCACCTGGCGAGCAAACTGCCGATCTCCCGCTGGCAGCGCGACCTGACCGACTCCACCGTGCTGCGCAACCTGGGCGTGGGTTTTGCCCACAGCGTCATTGCCTACGAAGCCAGCCTCAAGGGCATCAGCAAGCTTGAACTGAACGAGCAGAAAATCGCCGCCGACCTGGACGCCTGCTGGGAAGTCCTGGCCGAGCCGATCCAGACCGTGATGCGTCGCTACAACATCGAAAACCCGTATGAAAAGCTGAAAGAACTGACCCGTGGCAAGGGCATCAGCCCTGAAGCGTTGCAGACTTTCATCGATGGCCTGGACATGCCTGCCGAGGCCCGCGCCGAGCTGAAGAAGCTCACGCCGGCCAATTACATCGGCAACGCAGCGGCACAAGCCAAGCGAATCTGA
- the hflD gene encoding high frequency lysogenization protein HflD, whose translation MTPIQEQLTALGGVFLAAVLVDRIAKTGQATEAGVACMLGSLLVRDPKDTLEVYGGDDLNLREGYRALIGALERDPSALQREPLRYALSMLGLERQLAKRDDLLETIGKRLPQIQSQVEHFGPSHENVVAACGALYQDTLSTLRQRIQVHGDMRNLQQPSNASKIRALLLAGIRSARLWRQLGGHRWQLVISRRKLLKELYPLMRNE comes from the coding sequence ATGACCCCCATCCAGGAGCAACTGACAGCATTGGGCGGTGTGTTTCTCGCCGCCGTGCTGGTGGACCGGATCGCCAAGACCGGCCAGGCCACCGAAGCGGGCGTAGCCTGCATGCTCGGTAGCCTGCTGGTTCGCGACCCCAAGGACACCCTTGAAGTCTACGGCGGTGACGACCTGAACCTGCGCGAAGGCTATCGTGCGCTGATCGGCGCCCTGGAACGCGACCCCAGCGCCCTGCAACGTGAACCGTTGCGCTACGCCTTGTCGATGCTGGGTCTTGAGCGCCAGCTGGCCAAGCGCGACGACCTGCTGGAGACCATCGGCAAACGCTTGCCGCAGATCCAGTCCCAGGTCGAGCATTTCGGCCCGTCCCACGAAAACGTCGTCGCGGCCTGCGGCGCGCTTTACCAGGACACCCTGAGCACCTTGCGCCAGCGCATCCAGGTGCATGGCGACATGCGCAACCTGCAGCAACCGAGCAATGCCTCGAAGATCCGCGCCCTGTTGCTGGCAGGGATTCGTTCGGCAAGGCTGTGGCGGCAGTTGGGCGGCCATCGCTGGCAACTGGTGATCAGCCGGCGCAAATTGCTTAAAGAGCTTTACCCGTTGATGCGCAACGAATAA
- the mnmA gene encoding tRNA 2-thiouridine(34) synthase MnmA yields the protein MRDPAPSDTTKKRVIVGMSGGVDSSVSALLLIEQGYEVEGLFMKNWEEDDGTEYCTAMDDLADAQAVCDKIGIKLHTANFAAEYWDNVFEHFLAEYKAGRTPNPDILCNREIKFKAFLDYAMMLGADLIATGHYVRRRDIDGRTELLKGLDPNKDQSYFLHAVGGEQIAKTLFPVGELEKPEVRAIAEKHQLATAKKKDSTGICFIGERRFSDFLKQYLPAQPGEIKTTEGEVIGRHHGLMYHTIGQRQGLGIGGLKDAGEEPWYVLVKDLEHNELIVGQGNDHPWLFSRALLASDIYWVNPIDLSEPRRLTAKVRYRQGDQPCTLEKTATGYRATFDDPQRAVTPGQSVVFYDGEICLGGGVIEIAEPWSSKA from the coding sequence ATGCGTGATCCAGCCCCTTCTGACACCACCAAGAAGCGCGTCATTGTCGGCATGTCCGGCGGCGTGGACTCTTCCGTTTCCGCCCTTCTGCTGATCGAGCAGGGTTATGAGGTGGAAGGCCTGTTCATGAAGAACTGGGAAGAAGACGACGGAACCGAATACTGCACCGCCATGGACGACCTGGCGGACGCCCAGGCCGTGTGCGACAAGATCGGCATCAAGCTGCACACCGCCAACTTCGCCGCCGAGTACTGGGACAACGTGTTCGAGCACTTCCTGGCCGAATACAAGGCCGGCCGCACGCCAAACCCGGACATCCTCTGCAACCGCGAGATCAAGTTCAAGGCGTTCCTCGACTACGCCATGATGCTCGGCGCCGACCTGATCGCCACCGGCCACTACGTGCGCCGCCGTGACATCGACGGCCGTACCGAACTGCTCAAGGGCCTGGACCCGAACAAGGACCAGAGCTACTTCCTGCATGCCGTCGGTGGCGAGCAGATCGCCAAGACCCTGTTCCCGGTAGGCGAACTGGAAAAACCCGAAGTGCGCGCGATCGCCGAAAAACACCAGCTCGCCACCGCCAAGAAAAAGGATTCCACCGGGATCTGCTTTATCGGTGAGCGCCGTTTCAGCGACTTCCTCAAGCAATACCTGCCGGCCCAGCCGGGTGAGATCAAGACGACCGAAGGCGAAGTCATCGGCCGTCACCATGGCCTGATGTACCACACCATCGGCCAGCGCCAGGGCTTGGGCATCGGCGGGCTGAAAGACGCCGGGGAAGAGCCGTGGTACGTGCTGGTCAAGGACCTGGAGCACAACGAGCTGATCGTCGGCCAGGGCAACGACCATCCATGGTTGTTTTCCCGCGCCCTGCTCGCTTCCGACATCTATTGGGTCAACCCGATCGACCTCAGCGAACCTCGTCGCCTGACGGCCAAGGTTCGCTACCGCCAGGGCGACCAGCCCTGCACCCTGGAAAAAACCGCCACGGGTTACCGTGCCACCTTCGATGACCCGCAGCGGGCGGTCACCCCAGGCCAGTCCGTGGTGTTCTATGACGGCGAAATCTGCCTGGGCGGCGGCGTGATCGAAATCGCAGAGCCCTGGAGCAGCAAGGCATGA
- a CDS encoding NUDIX hydrolase gives MDWQPHITVATIVEDNGRFLMVEESKGGRAVLNQPAGHLDPDETLIEAAVRETLEETGWDVEPTSVVGIYLYTAPSNGVTYQRVCFAAKALKHHPGYQLDDGILGAKWLTRDELLEQREHWRSELIIRCIDDYLAGHCHSLTLIRPSL, from the coding sequence ATGGATTGGCAACCCCACATCACCGTCGCCACCATCGTCGAAGATAACGGCCGCTTCCTGATGGTGGAAGAATCCAAGGGCGGACGGGCGGTGCTCAACCAGCCCGCCGGCCATCTGGACCCGGACGAAACCCTGATAGAAGCCGCCGTGCGCGAAACCCTGGAGGAAACCGGCTGGGACGTCGAACCCACCAGCGTGGTAGGCATTTACCTGTACACCGCCCCCAGCAACGGCGTGACCTACCAACGGGTCTGTTTCGCCGCCAAGGCCTTGAAACACCATCCCGGGTATCAACTGGACGACGGCATCCTCGGCGCCAAATGGCTGACCCGCGACGAACTGCTCGAGCAGCGCGAGCACTGGCGTAGCGAGCTGATCATCCGTTGCATCGACGATTATCTGGCCGGCCACTGCCACAGCCTGACGCTGATCCGTCCTTCTCTTTAG